Within Telopea speciosissima isolate NSW1024214 ecotype Mountain lineage chromosome 8, Tspe_v1, whole genome shotgun sequence, the genomic segment aaaaaaaaaaatgaaaaatataccAAAATGTTAAGAATGATGATTTCTCTATTACAGATAGCTATTTATTCATTACAATGGCTATATTTCATCGGGTACTAGTTCTCTTATATATATttaggggcgttgttctctatgccgcaacaggctacgcccagacacatggggatgggcacaatgaccaccctgtcccccCTGAGTAGCAGACCCATGTGCCTAAACGCAGCCTGCGCTACGGCacaaaaaacattctcccatatacTTATTAGttactttataaaaaaaaaaatttgaatccaATGTAGCTCCTTATGGTAATTGAATCCCCATATGAGTTTAAAGTCCTCTTATAGTTAAGTAAATCTcaaattttggtaatttccaaGTAACCCCcgagtttgttttttttaatttgaatgaGGAGTAACCCAGAGTTGAGTTAGTCCTCTTTGACACTTGAGTTAAAGGATCCTCTCTGAAGTTTGTTATCTTGTACTACGAAAAAATGAGTAACAGGCACAACTCATGAGAAATTGCTGCAATGGTCAACAACAGGGAGGAGGAGTCCTAAGAGAGTAAGAGGCGTAAGGAAACCCATAAGCTCCATATATAGAAAGACAAAATCATACGAGAACATCAACCAAGTAAAATCACATCTACACCATCCCTCTTGTCTTTTGTATCCTCTCGCGATCCGAAGCTGCATTCATCCCCGTTAATCATATGAAACTACTATCACCTCACCTCACTTCCAAAAACCGGGAAGGTTACCATCAAAGTCGCTGAGGGTGATTCCATCACATAAAAAGGAGCCGACTACCCTAAAAGCTGAAAAAGCACCAAAATGCAAAACATTCCCACTCCAAGGTACATCAAATTTCAATATGTAAAAATTCAAGTCAGAAGTCCAATCAAATTACGAAACAAATTAATAATCAGCACCCAGGCACGTCTCATGTACACTCAGCACCTAACGTATATCTAAAACGCAAAAATTTTAGGGATGGGGGCTTTTTATCAAGAATTTTGGCTGACAGTTGAACCGCGATCACCtaaaaatttttcaaaaagtccTATGACTACAACTAGCCTGTCCTCAAGTTTCCCGTCTGGTAGCTCTCCTGCGAGGAGCAGCAGTGTCTTCCTTCTCATCCTCTGCTTCCCTTTCTCCACTGCTTCCTTGATCTCCTGTAGTCTCTGCAGTCCCACTGCTTTTGGTCTCATCACTCACCTTAACCTGTAAACAACACAACATGCTGAACATTTTTAGACAATTCAAATCCTCAAAGTTGGGACCGAATATGCAACAATACACATTCCCAAAAGCTGTACGAAGGCAAAAAGGTTTGTCTGTCGAACAAAAGAATGAGCTTATCAAGTACTTACAGCTGGTTTCTTCTTGCCAAAAAGAAGCCTAATGAAAACAGTCAATATAACCACCACAATGGAGACAAGAATGCCTATTGTAAGGTTAGGTTGTTTCTCTCCCTTCTCAATGAGATCCTGCAGGACGAGTAACCCAAGTGATGAAACCTTAACTAAACTCAATCAAAGCAAATCACATGCAgggggaataaaaaaaaaaccaatgacTTACAAAAATTTTAAGCTTATACGCATCCAAGAAAGGGATGTCAGCTACCCTATAAAGAAGGTCAAAAATCTTCTTCTGCAAAATTGAATCACAGTTATTGTTAGGTACACAAACTTAACATGAATAATGAATAAAGCCAACCACAAACAGGTGGGAAACAAGAAACGTCACCTGAAAGCCTAATAACCCATCTGAAAGACCTGCAGCTGCTTCCTCGGCCTTCTGCTTCTCTTTCTCAACTTCAAACTTCAGCTTCCATGTCTTCTCCCTATATGTCTCTGCAACATTCTCATCACTGGTAATCAAGATGTTGTCAAACAAAATCCCGTCTTGCATTGTCCAAATCTCAACGCCAATGGCAGCAACAGGCTCAAAGTCAGGTTTGTCAAGTTCAAAGTAATCAGGGTTTGGGATCTGTTGTGGCTTCCAAATACCCTTGTAGTTTGGGTTGTCAATAAGTGGGGCATGCCATTTTCCTTTGTAGGCAGGATTCCTCTTCATTGGTCTTTTCCATTCACCACAACCAGGTGCTGCCTCACACTTTGGGTTATCAATCTTTGGTGCCTCCCACTCACCATCCTCTTCATCATCCCAATCTTCCGGTTTTGTAGCTTCCGGATCATCTATCTCCTCAGGCTCATCATCAAGCCATCCTTCAGGCTTCACAGCATCCTCATCTTCAATTTCCATGGGTGCCTCCTCATCCCAGTCATCTGGCTTAACAGCATTTGGATCAGGGATCTTGGCCCTCTCATCCCAGTCCTCAGGTTTCTTATCATCAGGGTCAGGGATAGTCTTGGCAGGGATGAGTGGTGGTTCAAAATCTTCAGCTGACAGGAAATTAGCCTTATTCTTCTCCTCCCCATCAATCAGAATTCTCAATTCATTATCAGGTTTCAGAATGGCAGTGTAAACATGGGAGAGTTTATCAGAAGGGACAGATGGAGGAGACTTTAGATGGTGTTCAATGTAATCCCCACTCTTGGGGTTCTTGTGCTTGAGGATGAAATGCACCTTGTTAGTGGAACCACACTTATCGGGCCCAAACATGATGGAATAGGGAGAATCGTTGTCAAATTCCTTGGCTTTCCATCCAGCATCCTGGGGTCGGAGGTACTTCAAGTATGCACCTCCACATTCAAGCCCATTCTGAAGGCGAGTCTCAAATTGCAGGACGACAGTGCCATCCTTTAGGTTAACAGATTTGTCAAGCTCCTTCACTATCGCATACT encodes:
- the LOC122671499 gene encoding calnexin homolog; amino-acid sequence: MIVLMEGKRMSLHFILLLVVSVASQLRASDVLFYEPFDETYEGRWIGSEKDDYNGVWKHAKSEGHDDYGLLVSEKARKYAIVKELDKSVNLKDGTVVLQFETRLQNGLECGGAYLKYLRPQDAGWKAKEFDNDSPYSIMFGPDKCGSTNKVHFILKHKNPKSGDYIEHHLKSPPSVPSDKLSHVYTAILKPDNELRILIDGEEKNKANFLSAEDFEPPLIPAKTIPDPDDKKPEDWDERAKIPDPNAVKPDDWDEEAPMEIEDEDAVKPEGWLDDEPEEIDDPEATKPEDWDDEEDGEWEAPKIDNPKCEAAPGCGEWKRPMKRNPAYKGKWHAPLIDNPNYKGIWKPQQIPNPDYFELDKPDFEPVAAIGVEIWTMQDGILFDNILITSDENVAETYREKTWKLKFEVEKEKQKAEEAAAGLSDGLLGFQKKIFDLLYRVADIPFLDAYKLKIFDLIEKGEKQPNLTIGILVSIVVVILTVFIRLLFGKKKPAVKVSDETKSSGTAETTGDQGSSGEREAEDEKEDTAAPRRRATRRET